The window CCGATGGAGGAATGGGAGAAGCTCTTCGCGCTGTCGGACCGCCATGGTTTCGTCATCGCGTCCGACGAGTGCTACAGCGAGATCTACTTCCGCGAAGAACCGCCGCTCGGCGGGCTGGAAGCCGCGGCCAGGCTCGGCCGCAGCGACTTCCGCAATCTCATTGCCCTCACTTCCTTGTCCAAGCGCAGCAACGTGCCGGGCCTGCGCAGCGGGTTCGTCGCTGGCGATGCGGCGATCATCAAGTCCTTCCTGCTCTATCGCACCTACCACGGCAGTGCCATGAGCGGCGCGGTGGCGGCTGCCAGCATTGCGGCCTGGGGCGACGAGGCGCACGTCGTCGAGAACCGCGCCCAGTACCGCGCCAAGTTCGCGGCCGTGACGCCGCTGCTTGAAAAGGTGCTGGACGTCCGGCTGCCCGACGCCAGCTTCTACCTGTGGGCCGGCGTGCCCGCGGCGTGGCAGGGCGACGACGCCGCCTTCGCCCGCGCGCTCTACGCTCAATACAATGTGACCGTGCTGCCCGGCAGCTATCTCGCCCGGGAAGCCGGGGGCGCCAACCCGGGCCGCGGCCGCATCCGCATGGCGCTGGTGGCCGACACAGCCGAATGCACCGAGGCCGCGCAGCGCATCGTGAACTTCATCCAGAACCGAGCCAATCCATGACCCAGCAACTCCAGCAGACCATCGACGCCGCGTGGGAAGACCGCGCCAATCTCTCCGCCACCAGCGCCCCGAAGGAAGTTCGCGAGGCAGTCGAGCATGTGATTGCCGAACTCAACAACGGCCATTTGCGCGTCGCTACCCGCGAGGCCGTGGGCCAGTGGACCGTGCATCAGTGGATCAAGAAGGCGGTGCTGCTGTCCTTTCGCCTCAAGGACAACGAGCAGATGCAGGCCGGCTCACTCGGCTTCTATGACAAGGTGCCGACCAAGTTCTCGCATCTTTCGGCCAACGAGCTCAAGGAAGCCGGTGTTCGCATCGTGCCGCCGGCGGTGGCGCGCCGTGGCAGCTACATCGCCAAGGGCGCGATCCTGATGCCCTCCTACGTGAACATCGGCGCCTACGTCGGCGAAGGCACCATGGTCGACACCTGGGCCACCGTCGGTTCCTGCGCCCAGATCGGCGCCAACGTGCACCTCTCCGGGGGCGTCGGCATCGGCGGCGTGCTGGAGCCGCTGCAGGCCGGGCCGACCATCATCGAGGACAACTGCTTCATCGGCGCGCGCTCCGAAGTGGTCGAGGGCGTGGTCATCGAAGAAAACTCCGTTCTCTCGATGGGCGTGTACATCGGCCAGAGCACCCCCATCTACGACCGCACGACCGGCGAAGTCACGTACGGCCGCGTGCCCGCCGGCTCGGTGGTCATCAGCGGCACGCTGCCCAAGGACAACGGCAAGTACAGCCTCTACGCCGCGATCATCGTCAAGCGCGTCGATGCGCAGACGCGCGCCAAGACCTCGCTGAACGACCTGCTGCGCGATTAAGAAGCCGGCAAGCCGCGACACCCTTTCACAACCACGCTGGAGGAGAGAGCCGATGAAGACGATGGAGCGAATTCTGCGCCTGATGGCCGAGCGCAAGGCATCCGACATCTACCTGTCGGCCCACTCCCCGGCGCTGATCCGGATCAACGGCAACTGCGTGCCCATCAACGGGCAGGTGCTGCCGCCCGAGGCACCCCTGTCCCTGCTGGCTGAAGTGGTACCCGAAGCGCGCATTGCCGAGCTGGAGCGCACCGGCGAGCTCAACATGGCCGTCGCCCTCGAGGGCGCCGGCAACTTCCGCATCAGCGGCATGCGCCAGCGCGGCAGCTACGCCGTGGTCGTACGGCACATCGCCTCGGAAATCCCCACCTTCGACGAGCTGAACCTGCCGGAGATCCTCAAGACCCTGATCATGGAGAAGCGCGGGCTCATCCTGATGGTGGGCTCCACCGGCGCAGGCAAGAGCACCACGCTGGCCTCGATGCTGGACTACCGCAACGCGCACGCCAGCGGCCACATCCTCACCGTCGAGGAGCCGATCGAATTCACCTACACCAACAAGAAGTCGATGGTGAACCAGCGCGACGTCGGCAGCGACACCGAGTCGCTGCAAGTGGCGCTCAAGAATGCTTTGCGCCAGGCGCCCGACGTGATCCAGATCGGCGAGATCCGCGACCGGGAGACCATGACAGCCGCCATTGCGTACGCACAGTCGGGCCACCTGTGCGTGGCCACGCTGCACGCCAACAACAGCTACCGCGCGCTCAACCGGATCTTGAGCTTCTACCCGGTCGAGGTGCGCGCCACCCTGCTGGGCGACCTGAGTGGCGCACTGCGGGCCATCATCGCGCAGCGCCTGCTGCGCACGCCCAATGGCACCCGCTTGCCCGCGCTCGAAGTGATGCTCAACACCGCGCTCGTTGCCGACCTGATCGGCAAGGGCGACTTCTCCGGCGTCAAGGAGGCGATGGAGCAATCCATGGCCGAAGGCTCGCAGACCTTCGAGGAAGACATTGCACGCCTCATCACCGAGAACCGCGTCAACCGCGACGAGGGCCTGTCGCAGGCTGACTCCCCGACCAACCTGATGTGGCGCCTGCAGAACCGCAACTCGGCGCCCGCGCGCAAGGAAGAACACGCCTTGCTCGACCAGGTCGATGAACCCTCCTTCACGGACATCACGCTCGACGTCCGCCACTAGCTTCTTTCCATGTCCCGCACGCTGCAACTGGCTGAACAACTGATCTCGCGCCCCTCCGTCACTCCCGATGACGCGGGCTGCCAGCAGATCCTCGGCGAGCGGCTGGCGCGGCTGGGCTTCAGGCTCGAGACCCTTGAAAGCGGCCCCGCCGATTTCCGGGTGACCAACCTGTGGGCCGTTCGCCAGGGCAGTGCGGCCGGCGAGTCCGCGCGCACGCTGGCCTTCGCCGGCCACACCGACGTGGTGCCCACCGGCCCGCTGGAGCAGTGGACGAGCCATCCTTTCACGCCCACCCATCGGGACGGCAGGCTCTATGGTCGCGGCGCCTGCGACATGAAGGTCTCCCTTGCCGCCTTCGTGGTCTCGATCGAGGACTTCCTGGCCGCCCATCCAGAGCCGCATCTCACGCTGGCGCTGCTGCTCACCAGCGACGAGGAGGGCCCTGCCCTCGACGGCACGGTGGTGGTCTGCAATGCGCTTGCCGCTCGCGGGGAACGCATCGACTACTGCATCGTCGGCGAGCCGACCTCGGTCGAGCGCTGTGGCGACATGATCAAGAACGGCCGGCGCGGCACGATGAGCGGCCGACTCACCGTCCAGGGCGTGCAAGGCCACATCGCCTATCCGCAACTTGCGAAGAACCCGGTGCACGCCTTCGCGCCGGCGCTGGCGGAACTCGTCGCGATCAACGCGGCGGGCGGCTGGGACAGCGCGCCCAATCCGTATTTCCAGCCGACCAGTTGGCAGATCAGCAACATCCACGCAGGCACGGGCGCCAGCAACGTGATTCCCGGCAACGCAGTGGTCGACTTCAACTTCCGATTTTCGACCGAGGCCACGCCGGAATCCCTCCAAGCCCGCGTCAAGGCGGTGCTCGACACGCACGGGCTCGACTACACGCTCTCGTGGACCGTCGGCGGCCTGCCCTTCCTCACTCCGCCCGGCGAGCTCGTGGCGGCGGTGCAGCAGGCGATCCGCGACGAGACCGGCATCGAGACCGAGCTCTCCACCAGCGGCGGCACCAGCGACGCGCGCTTCATCGCGAAGATCTGCAGGCAGGTGGTCGAGCTGGGGCCGGTCAATGCCAGCATCCACAAGATCGACGAGCACATCGCCGTCCCCGAGATCGAGCAGCTCAAGAACATCTACCAACGCACGCTGGATCGGCTCGAAGCGCTGGTTGGAAAATGACCACAGTCATCGAGTTGATCGAGGCCGGCGAAAAGCAGCTGGCCGAGGCCGGCGTTGCCTTCGGCCACGGCACCACCAACGCCTTCGACGAAGCAGCCTGGCTGGTGCTGTGGCGACTGGGCCTGCCGCTCGACAACCTCGACGATGCGGCTGGACGCCCGGTTTCTCCAGCCGAGGCTTCGCGCGTGGCCGAACTGCTGTCTGCACGCATCGCGACACGCAAGCCCGCCGCCTATCTCACCAAGGAAGCCTGGCTGCAGGGCGTGCCCTTCTACGTCGACGAACGGACCATCGTGCCGCGCAGCTTCATTGCCGAGCTGCTGGCCGACGGCACCATCGACCCATGGCTCGGCGAGCACACCCAGCGGGTGCTGGACCTGTGCACCGGCAACGGCAGCCTCGCCGTGCTGGCCGCGCTGACCTACCCTGACATCCGCGTTGATGCGGCCGATCTTTCGAGCGAGGCCCTCGAGGTCGCGGCCATCAACGTCACGCGCCACGCGCTGGACGATCGCATCACGTTGATCGAATCCGACGGGCTCGCCAACGTGCACGGCCCTTACGACCTGATCCTTTGCAACCCGCCTTACGTCAACACAGGGAGCATGGCCGCCCTGCCCGCCGAATACCGCGCCGAGCCCGAGCTGGCACTGGCCGGCGGCGCCGACGGCATGGACTTCGTGCGCCGCCTGTTTGCCGATGCACCCGCCTGCATGAGCGAGCATGCCGTGCTGGTGCTGGAGATCGGCAACGAGCGTGCCCACTTCGAGGCGGCGTTCCCCAGACTCGAGGTCGTGTGGCTCACCACAAGCGCGGGAGACGACCAGGTGTTGCTGGTCACCCGCGAATCCCTGAAATGAAATGCCCCCGCGCTCGCCATTGCGCGTATTGCTGCCCCACGAAGGGGCGCTGACATGATCACCCTCAAGAACGTCATCCTGCGCCGCAGCGCCAAGGTCCTGTTGAACGGCGCGAACGTCACCATCAATCCCGGCGAGAAAGTCGGGCTGGTCGGGCGCAACGGTGCCGGCAAGTCGACCCTGTTCGCACTTTTCAACGGCACACTGCACGAGGACGGAGGAGATTTCTCGGTACCGCCGTCCTGGCGCCTGGCACAAGTCGCGCAGAACATGCCCGAGACCGAGGAGTCGGCAACCGACTTCGTGGTCGGCGGCGACACACGCTTGGTGGAACTGCGCGAGGCGCTCGCCCTGGCCGAGGCCGGCCATGCCGCCGACCCGGACGACCCGGACATCGGCATGGCCCTGGCTCACGCTTACACCGACCTGCACGATGCCGGCGAGCACGACGCCGTGCCACGTGCGCAGGCGCTGATCCTCGGCCTGGGCTTCAAGGTCCAGGAACTGGAGCAGCCGGTCAACAGCTTCTCCGGCGGCTGGCGCATGCGCCTGCAGCTGGCGCGCGCGCTGATGTGCCCGAGCGATCTCCTGCTGCTCGACGAACCGACCAATCACCTGGACCTGGACGCCCTGGTCTGGCTCGAAGCCTGGTTGCAGAAATACGCCGGCACGATGATCGTGATCAGCCACGACCGCGAGTTCCTCGATGCGGTGACCAACGTCACGCTGCACATCGCGCATGAGCAACTCACCCGATACGGCGGCAACTACAGTGCCTTCGAAACCCTGCGCGCCCAGCAGTTGGAGCTGCAGCAATCCGCCTTTGCCAAGCAGCAGGACAAGATCGCCCATCTGCAGAAGTTCATCGACCGCTTCAAGGCCAAGGCCAGCAAGGCCAAGCAGGCCCAGAGCCGCGTGAAAGCGCTGGAGCGCATGGAAAAGGTCGCGCCGCTGCTCGCCGAGGCAGACTTCAGCTTCGAATTCAAGGAGCCCGGAAACATCCCCAATCCGATGCTCACGATCAGCGCGGCAAGCTTCGGCTACCTGCAGGAGGACGGGCCCCCGAGGACCATCCTGACCGGCGTCAACCGCTCGGTGCTGGCCGGCCAGCGCATCGGCATCCTGGGCGCCAACGGCCAGGGCAAATCCACGCTGGTGAAGACCATCGCCCGCGAGATGGGTGCCCTCGCCGGCACCGTGACAGAAGGCAAGGGCCTCAACATCGGCTACTTCGCGCAGCAGGAGCTCGACGTATTGCGTCCGCAAGACACGCCGCTCGAGCACATGGTGCGCATGGCGCGCGACCTCGGCCCCAATACCCGCGAACGCACGGGCGAGCAGGACCTGCGCGGCTACCTCGGCAGTTTCAACTTCAGCGGCGACATGGTGAAGCAGGCCGTCGGCACCATGAGCGGCGGCGAAAAGGCACGCCTGGTGCTGGCCATGATGGTCTGGCAGCGCCCCAACCTCCTCCTGCTCGACGAGCCGACCAATCACCTGGACCTCGCCACCCGCGAGGCCCTGGCGGTCGCGCTCAACGAATTCGAGGGCACGCTGATGCTGGTCAGCCACGACCGTGCGCTGCTTCGTTCGGTGTGCGACGAATTCTGGCTGGTCGGTCGCGGCCGCGTCAGCGACTTCGATGGGGACCTGGACGACTACCAGCGCTACCTGCTCGACGAGGCCAAGCGCGTGCGCGAGGAGGCCAGGCTGGCCACCCGCGAGGCCGAGAGCGCCTCCGCGCCGGCGACGCCCTCGGCCTCGGTGGCTGCGCAGGAACGCCAGCAGCGCAGCGGCCAAGCCAAGCCCTTGAAGCGAGAACTGGCTCAGGTCGATGAGCGTTTGGCTGCCGCAGGTGCAGAGAAGACCACGCTCGAGGCACGGCTATCCGCCGCTCTTCCTGCGACCGAGATCGCCGAAGCCGGCAGACGCCTGAAGGCGCTCAACGAGGAGATCGGCCTGCTCGAGGAGCGCTGGCTGGCCCTGTCGGACCAGATCGAGGCACTGGCCGAGGGCTGACCGGACGTGATAGCCTCCGGCAAACCATGCCCTCGGCTCTCGAACTCGCACGCGGCGATCCGCAGCTGATCGCGGCCATCCAGCGCAGCAGGCGCATGCTCGGGCGCAAGGCGTTGTTGGCCGCCGTGGCCAGCGCCGTGCCTCTGCCGGGGGTCGACTGGGCCGCTGACGCCGCCCTGCTGTCGCGGTTGATCCCGCGCATCAGCGCAGAATTCGGCCTCTCGGTGGCCCAGATCGAAGGCCTTGCACCTCATCATCGCGAGCGCATCCAGCAAGCGGCCGCTGCCGCCGGCGCCCTGTTGGTGGGCAAGCTGATGACGCGGGAGCTCTTGATCAAGTTGGCCCGGCAAGCCGGCGTCCGGCTGACGGCGAAGCAGGCCACCAAGTACGTGCCGGTCGCGGGCCAGTTGGTCTCCGCCGCGATCGGGTACGCCGCCTTGCGGGCGCTCGGCGAGCTTCACATCCGGGACTGCGTCCAGGTCGCGCAATCGGTACGGCATCTGCTTGCGCCGCCGTCCGCGTCCGGTGGCGAAGCACAGATCGAGGCTCGGCCTGCTTCGCGCAATCGCTTCGGATGGGCACGGCTGCGCCCTCGCTGAGGTCATCGGCCCGCTGATGGCCGGCTCAACCTGTTTGTTTGCCCCCACACGACGACGGCATACCATCTGACGAAATCCGGTCTGACCGACTGTCAAGTTCATAATGCCGGGCAAGGCGCCAAGGAAAAGGCAGCCCGGAGTTCATGTCAGGGATCGAGGTGAGGAGTTAACAGATGAATGAGACAGATCTCGCAGCGTCGGTTGAACGGCTCATGGCAAGGGTTGACTACTACCTGCACTGCGAGTTGGATGAAGAGTACGACCACGATCGCCCGGAAACGGCGCGCAGTCAGCTCGAAGCCGCGCTCAGGCAGGAACTGCTGCGTTCAAGCGCCGTCGGCCTCGTCTCCGCTATTTCCGGGGCGCAGCCGATACTCGGCGTCCCCGACTGATCGTTCCCTTTTCTCTTTTTCCAGACCGCCTGCCGGCAGACCGTTGCCGTCGAACTCGCTTGTCACAAGGTGCTGATCAGGCGCACCAGGACGGGAATGGCCAGCGCCAGAACAGCCAGCATCACATTCCGACGCCAGGCAACCGCATGCTCGATACGCTGGGCAGACCGGTATGAATTCAGGAAGGCGCGCTGTTCGACCTCGTCGACATGGTCTTTCCACCACTCGTGAGTCGTTGATTGGGTAGTGCTCTTCATGTAATCCATTGTGATTACTTTGAGCCATTCAATCCAGGCAAAAAAGCACGCTTTGGTTTGCAGATTGCCTACATCAGCGTGACAGAACCTGTGATATCCCGTTGCACTCCCCAGAACCCATGAGGCTAAAGTTTCTCCGTGGACGCTTGGAAACCCAACTTCAGCTGGATCACCGAGCTGCTTGCCGTCGGCGGC is drawn from Variovorax sp. PBS-H4 and contains these coding sequences:
- the dapC gene encoding succinyldiaminopimelate transaminase — its product is MNPLLSKLQPYPFERLRRLFADVAPSPEFAPISLGIGEPKHPTPLFIKQALSDGLGALAVYPATAGDLKLRQSFTGWLQRRYALELDPATQVLPVNGSREALFALAQTVVDASTTPGPVVLSPNPFYQIYEGAALLAGAEPCYVPSVPARNFAVDWDSVPAAVWERTQLVFVCSPGNPTGAVMPMEEWEKLFALSDRHGFVIASDECYSEIYFREEPPLGGLEAAARLGRSDFRNLIALTSLSKRSNVPGLRSGFVAGDAAIIKSFLLYRTYHGSAMSGAVAAASIAAWGDEAHVVENRAQYRAKFAAVTPLLEKVLDVRLPDASFYLWAGVPAAWQGDDAAFARALYAQYNVTVLPGSYLAREAGGANPGRGRIRMALVADTAECTEAAQRIVNFIQNRANP
- a CDS encoding PilT/PilU family type 4a pilus ATPase produces the protein MKTMERILRLMAERKASDIYLSAHSPALIRINGNCVPINGQVLPPEAPLSLLAEVVPEARIAELERTGELNMAVALEGAGNFRISGMRQRGSYAVVVRHIASEIPTFDELNLPEILKTLIMEKRGLILMVGSTGAGKSTTLASMLDYRNAHASGHILTVEEPIEFTYTNKKSMVNQRDVGSDTESLQVALKNALRQAPDVIQIGEIRDRETMTAAIAYAQSGHLCVATLHANNSYRALNRILSFYPVEVRATLLGDLSGALRAIIAQRLLRTPNGTRLPALEVMLNTALVADLIGKGDFSGVKEAMEQSMAEGSQTFEEDIARLITENRVNRDEGLSQADSPTNLMWRLQNRNSAPARKEEHALLDQVDEPSFTDITLDVRH
- a CDS encoding ATP-binding cassette domain-containing protein, yielding MITLKNVILRRSAKVLLNGANVTINPGEKVGLVGRNGAGKSTLFALFNGTLHEDGGDFSVPPSWRLAQVAQNMPETEESATDFVVGGDTRLVELREALALAEAGHAADPDDPDIGMALAHAYTDLHDAGEHDAVPRAQALILGLGFKVQELEQPVNSFSGGWRMRLQLARALMCPSDLLLLDEPTNHLDLDALVWLEAWLQKYAGTMIVISHDREFLDAVTNVTLHIAHEQLTRYGGNYSAFETLRAQQLELQQSAFAKQQDKIAHLQKFIDRFKAKASKAKQAQSRVKALERMEKVAPLLAEADFSFEFKEPGNIPNPMLTISAASFGYLQEDGPPRTILTGVNRSVLAGQRIGILGANGQGKSTLVKTIAREMGALAGTVTEGKGLNIGYFAQQELDVLRPQDTPLEHMVRMARDLGPNTRERTGEQDLRGYLGSFNFSGDMVKQAVGTMSGGEKARLVLAMMVWQRPNLLLLDEPTNHLDLATREALAVALNEFEGTLMLVSHDRALLRSVCDEFWLVGRGRVSDFDGDLDDYQRYLLDEAKRVREEARLATREAESASAPATPSASVAAQERQQRSGQAKPLKRELAQVDERLAAAGAEKTTLEARLSAALPATEIAEAGRRLKALNEEIGLLEERWLALSDQIEALAEG
- the dapE gene encoding succinyl-diaminopimelate desuccinylase — encoded protein: MSRTLQLAEQLISRPSVTPDDAGCQQILGERLARLGFRLETLESGPADFRVTNLWAVRQGSAAGESARTLAFAGHTDVVPTGPLEQWTSHPFTPTHRDGRLYGRGACDMKVSLAAFVVSIEDFLAAHPEPHLTLALLLTSDEEGPALDGTVVVCNALAARGERIDYCIVGEPTSVERCGDMIKNGRRGTMSGRLTVQGVQGHIAYPQLAKNPVHAFAPALAELVAINAAGGWDSAPNPYFQPTSWQISNIHAGTGASNVIPGNAVVDFNFRFSTEATPESLQARVKAVLDTHGLDYTLSWTVGGLPFLTPPGELVAAVQQAIRDETGIETELSTSGGTSDARFIAKICRQVVELGPVNASIHKIDEHIAVPEIEQLKNIYQRTLDRLEALVGK
- the dapD gene encoding 2,3,4,5-tetrahydropyridine-2,6-dicarboxylate N-succinyltransferase; translated protein: MTQQLQQTIDAAWEDRANLSATSAPKEVREAVEHVIAELNNGHLRVATREAVGQWTVHQWIKKAVLLSFRLKDNEQMQAGSLGFYDKVPTKFSHLSANELKEAGVRIVPPAVARRGSYIAKGAILMPSYVNIGAYVGEGTMVDTWATVGSCAQIGANVHLSGGVGIGGVLEPLQAGPTIIEDNCFIGARSEVVEGVVIEENSVLSMGVYIGQSTPIYDRTTGEVTYGRVPAGSVVISGTLPKDNGKYSLYAAIIVKRVDAQTRAKTSLNDLLRD
- the prmB gene encoding 50S ribosomal protein L3 N(5)-glutamine methyltransferase; its protein translation is MTTVIELIEAGEKQLAEAGVAFGHGTTNAFDEAAWLVLWRLGLPLDNLDDAAGRPVSPAEASRVAELLSARIATRKPAAYLTKEAWLQGVPFYVDERTIVPRSFIAELLADGTIDPWLGEHTQRVLDLCTGNGSLAVLAALTYPDIRVDAADLSSEALEVAAINVTRHALDDRITLIESDGLANVHGPYDLILCNPPYVNTGSMAALPAEYRAEPELALAGGADGMDFVRRLFADAPACMSEHAVLVLEIGNERAHFEAAFPRLEVVWLTTSAGDDQVLLVTRESLK